Proteins encoded by one window of Erysipelothrix rhusiopathiae:
- a CDS encoding TIGR01906 family membrane protein has product MKRKFYGLAVVVFVVCMMITAIDILSFNRSTYHNFYTRANTAQEIGITETELEDVTVELLNYLKDRAPALSKTVVIQGETVPMFNEREQEHMKDVKALYQKAMLFRNLGMIFVAMMIVVSLGSGDYLDLVLNRDVLGSALIVLAVVFGTVSMIAILDFDTFWITFHNIVFSNDLWLLNPRVDRLILLVPEPFFIGLVYRIFAATAVIFALMGAAYFGLDWKVKYDSRRALRTGDSSEYR; this is encoded by the coding sequence ATGAAACGGAAATTTTATGGCCTCGCTGTTGTGGTTTTTGTAGTGTGTATGATGATTACGGCGATTGATATCTTATCATTTAATAGAAGTACTTATCATAATTTCTATACACGTGCGAATACTGCCCAAGAAATTGGTATTACTGAGACGGAATTGGAAGATGTAACGGTAGAACTTTTAAATTATTTGAAAGATCGTGCGCCTGCTTTATCGAAAACTGTAGTTATTCAGGGTGAAACGGTTCCGATGTTTAATGAGCGTGAACAAGAGCATATGAAAGATGTGAAAGCACTCTATCAAAAAGCGATGTTGTTTCGCAATTTAGGCATGATTTTTGTTGCGATGATGATTGTGGTGAGCTTGGGTTCGGGCGATTATCTTGATTTGGTTTTAAATCGTGATGTTTTAGGATCCGCGCTTATTGTGTTGGCTGTTGTTTTTGGAACGGTTAGTATGATCGCAATTTTAGATTTTGATACATTTTGGATTACATTCCACAATATTGTATTTAGTAATGATTTATGGCTTTTAAATCCAAGGGTGGACCGTTTAATTTTATTGGTTCCAGAACCCTTCTTTATAGGGCTTGTTTATCGTATTTTTGCTGCTACCGCAGTGATATTTGCCCTTATGGGTGCTGCCTATTTTGGCTTAGATTGGAAGGTTAAATATGATTCACGTCGTGCTTTACGAACCGGAGATTCCTCAGAATACCGGTAA
- a CDS encoding tRNA (cytidine(34)-2'-O)-methyltransferase → MIHVVLYEPEIPQNTGNIMRTCVASGAALHLIEPLGFILDEKRVKRSVMDYSDDLNLTRHLDWESFLKTVKGPVFYLTRYGEYTHSDFDYSAIVETDIYLVFGKESTGIPKSILKENYDHCFRIPMAPNARSMNLSNTVAICVFEVLRQIGYPELATHEVLKGKDFLKDF, encoded by the coding sequence ATGATTCACGTCGTGCTTTACGAACCGGAGATTCCTCAGAATACCGGTAATATTATGAGAACTTGTGTAGCAAGTGGTGCTGCACTTCATTTAATTGAACCGTTAGGGTTTATTTTGGATGAGAAGCGTGTTAAACGTAGTGTGATGGATTATTCTGATGATTTGAATCTTACACGTCATCTTGATTGGGAGAGTTTTCTAAAGACGGTTAAGGGGCCTGTGTTTTATCTGACTCGCTATGGTGAATATACCCACAGTGATTTTGATTATTCAGCGATAGTTGAAACGGATATCTACCTTGTGTTTGGTAAGGAAAGTACGGGTATTCCTAAATCAATACTTAAAGAAAACTACGATCATTGTTTCCGAATTCCTATGGCTCCAAATGCTCGAAGTATGAATCTTTCAAACACGGTCGCAATTTGTGTCTTTGAGGTTCTGCGTCAAATTGGATATCCAGAATTAGCCACACATGAAGTTCTTAAAGGGAAAGATTTCCTAAAAGATTTTTAG
- a CDS encoding Rid family detoxifying hydrolase, giving the protein MVRKQIRPETGPKSVGPYSMGLLIDNTVYVSGQLPIDATSNLVAEDIVKQTIQTIENMEHILEASGLSLSDVVKTTVYLTDFEDFDKMNQMYAIYFSYPYPARSCIEVSRLPKNAKISIDCVAIAREDMEFEEEDEACEGCCCD; this is encoded by the coding sequence ATGGTTCGAAAACAAATCCGTCCCGAAACGGGTCCGAAGTCCGTGGGTCCTTATTCAATGGGATTACTTATCGATAATACGGTTTATGTTTCAGGGCAATTGCCGATTGATGCGACATCAAATCTTGTTGCGGAAGACATTGTGAAGCAGACAATTCAAACAATCGAAAATATGGAACATATTTTGGAAGCCAGCGGTCTAAGTTTGAGTGATGTTGTGAAAACAACTGTATATCTTACCGATTTTGAAGATTTTGATAAGATGAACCAGATGTATGCCATCTATTTTTCATATCCTTACCCAGCTCGTAGTTGTATTGAAGTATCGCGTTTACCGAAGAATGCGAAGATTTCAATTGATTGTGTTGCGATTGCGCGTGAAGATATGGAATTTGAAGAAGAAGATGAAGCGTGTGAGGGATGTTGTTGTGATTAG
- a CDS encoding YitT family protein: MINMENLRLIKPKHIVGIVVGALFSALAIKTFVRPGNLIPAGAGGLTILLLKESSRLFGIELSYGIVFFLINAIVLIFVWKKLGRRFLALSFLHVGLVSLFVEILPVVTVLPNVDPNDQLILLAIFGGVMNGVGSSFALKVGGSAGGTDFVAIYYSMVKNKPMWDKIMYFNITLLIYSGFVYGWMLALYSIIYQFVSTQVIDHYHDRYKLSSLHIITDLPTEVSDAVMAVTRHGITKIDGIGMFKQKYKAVLYIVVNQFELACIIDAITHTDPKAFIEISSVERIEGNYRQKPLE, encoded by the coding sequence ATGATAAATATGGAAAATTTAAGGTTAATTAAACCCAAACATATAGTTGGAATTGTTGTTGGTGCGTTATTTTCGGCATTAGCAATTAAAACGTTTGTTCGTCCAGGGAATTTGATTCCTGCTGGAGCTGGTGGATTAACAATCTTATTACTGAAAGAGAGCAGTCGATTATTTGGAATTGAATTGTCTTATGGAATTGTGTTCTTCCTGATTAATGCTATCGTGTTGATATTTGTTTGGAAAAAACTCGGTCGTCGTTTCCTTGCATTGTCCTTTTTACACGTTGGTTTGGTATCGTTATTTGTGGAAATACTCCCCGTGGTTACCGTCTTACCCAATGTTGATCCTAATGATCAGTTGATTCTCCTTGCAATTTTTGGAGGGGTGATGAACGGTGTCGGATCTTCATTTGCTTTAAAGGTAGGGGGTTCAGCAGGCGGTACTGATTTTGTCGCAATTTATTACTCTATGGTTAAGAATAAACCGATGTGGGATAAGATTATGTATTTCAATATTACCCTATTAATTTATTCTGGCTTTGTTTATGGTTGGATGCTTGCATTGTATTCAATTATTTACCAATTTGTTTCAACGCAAGTCATTGATCACTATCATGATCGTTATAAGTTATCGAGTTTACATATTATTACAGATCTACCAACGGAAGTTTCAGATGCTGTTATGGCTGTGACACGTCATGGTATTACGAAGATTGATGGTATTGGAATGTTTAAACAAAAATATAAAGCAGTTTTGTATATTGTTGTGAACCAATTTGAACTTGCATGCATTATTGATGCGATTACGCATACAGATCCGAAAGCATTTATTGAAATTTCTTCTGTAGAGCGTATTGAAGGTAATTATCGTCAAAAACCACTGGAATAA
- the metK gene encoding methionine adenosyltransferase, which yields MNLVFFTSESVTDGHPDKMCDQIADAILDQALKQDPNSKMAVEATIKDNFVLIYGEANTKAVIDYAQVAKDVIADIGYPEDYEVMVKVNKQSSQINNAVVSQENVGAGDQGIMFGFACNETENYMPLPIHLAHALSKRLSDAKSEIDWLYPDGKTQVTVAYEGNEPKFVHTVLVSASHKAGIDHATIEKTVMESIIKPVIDSKWITEETRFIVNPSGEFSIAGPFSDSGTTGRKIVVDSYGGFGRIGGGCFSSKDPSKVDRSAAYFSRYVAKSVVAAGLCDKIELQLSYAIGLSDPLSIHIDTFGTHKRPESEILDIIKANFDFKVGNIILELDLLRPIYRNTANFGHFGRDGFPWEVIKPLKF from the coding sequence ATGAATTTAGTATTTTTTACGTCAGAGAGTGTTACGGATGGTCATCCGGATAAAATGTGTGATCAAATTGCGGATGCAATTTTAGATCAAGCATTAAAACAAGATCCTAATTCTAAGATGGCAGTTGAAGCGACCATTAAAGATAATTTTGTTTTAATCTACGGGGAGGCAAATACAAAAGCAGTGATTGATTATGCACAGGTTGCGAAAGATGTCATTGCGGATATTGGTTATCCTGAAGATTATGAAGTCATGGTTAAGGTTAATAAACAATCATCCCAAATCAATAACGCTGTTGTTTCTCAAGAAAATGTGGGAGCAGGCGATCAAGGGATTATGTTTGGGTTTGCATGTAATGAAACTGAAAATTATATGCCCCTTCCAATTCATTTAGCGCATGCCTTATCAAAACGATTAAGTGATGCGAAATCAGAAATTGATTGGCTTTATCCCGATGGGAAAACACAGGTTACAGTTGCATATGAAGGCAATGAGCCTAAGTTTGTGCATACGGTTTTAGTGAGTGCATCACATAAAGCAGGAATTGATCACGCTACCATTGAGAAAACGGTTATGGAGTCGATTATTAAACCTGTAATTGATTCAAAATGGATTACTGAAGAAACACGTTTTATTGTGAATCCAAGTGGTGAGTTTAGTATTGCAGGTCCTTTTAGTGATAGTGGTACAACAGGTCGTAAGATTGTAGTGGATAGCTATGGTGGATTTGGTCGTATCGGTGGTGGATGCTTTAGTTCGAAAGATCCATCTAAAGTGGACCGCTCAGCAGCTTACTTCTCACGTTATGTCGCAAAAAGTGTTGTGGCTGCAGGGCTTTGCGATAAAATTGAATTGCAATTGAGTTATGCAATTGGTTTATCGGATCCCCTTTCGATTCATATTGATACATTCGGAACGCATAAACGTCCTGAATCAGAGATTTTAGACATAATAAAAGCCAACTTTGATTTTAAAGTCGGCAATATTATTTTGGAACTTGATTTATTACGTCCAATCTATCGTAATACCGCAAATTTCGGTCATTTCGGTCGTGATGGCTTCCCATGGGAAGTTATTAAACCGCTTAAGTTTTAA
- a CDS encoding nucleotidyltransferase family protein produces MKNKLTATGIIVEYNPLHNGHCYHIKKTREITRCDVLIAVMSPNFVQRGEPAYLDKWVRTEAALESGVDLVLELPTIYTLQSADVFAFKAVEILNHVGIQSLVFGSESNVLPVKPQFDKGLLKQGHSFAHASNTSNHQSNDILGVYYVQACQTYGITPLTILRTNNYHDQSISTSIASASAIRKAHQEGISVSHTTPLDLNTLTNYQLKEYEPFIHYLLSVQPSKTLSQNSLVSEGIQNLFIKHRHLPLDVLIETCTSKRYTRSRVQRTLMNLLLNFTKDLEQPLEHVRVLGMNTKGKAYLRQLSDDEIPYTTQFKHYQFKELELRATEVYTLPKDETIKKRLLKQEVSELIIKT; encoded by the coding sequence ATGAAAAACAAACTCACCGCAACTGGGATTATTGTTGAATATAATCCTTTACATAATGGTCATTGTTACCATATTAAAAAGACCCGTGAAATCACGCGATGTGATGTTTTAATAGCGGTCATGTCACCAAATTTTGTACAACGCGGTGAACCGGCTTATCTGGATAAATGGGTTCGTACAGAAGCGGCTCTTGAATCAGGTGTGGATTTAGTTTTAGAACTTCCAACTATTTATACTTTACAAAGTGCTGATGTCTTCGCATTTAAGGCAGTCGAAATCTTAAATCATGTGGGTATTCAGTCCCTTGTATTTGGTTCAGAATCAAATGTTCTTCCCGTCAAACCACAGTTTGATAAAGGCTTACTGAAACAAGGGCATTCCTTTGCCCATGCTTCAAATACGTCCAACCATCAGTCAAATGATATTTTAGGTGTCTACTACGTCCAAGCATGCCAAACATACGGGATAACGCCATTAACCATTCTCCGCACGAATAACTACCACGATCAAAGCATTAGTACCAGCATCGCTAGTGCCTCCGCAATTCGTAAAGCACATCAAGAAGGCATCTCTGTTAGCCATACAACGCCTTTAGACCTTAATACACTTACAAACTATCAACTCAAGGAGTATGAACCCTTTATTCACTATTTGCTCTCCGTTCAACCCTCTAAAACACTGAGTCAAAATTCATTAGTTTCAGAAGGGATTCAAAATCTATTCATCAAACATCGACATCTTCCTCTTGATGTTTTAATTGAAACGTGTACCTCTAAACGCTATACACGATCACGGGTACAACGCACCTTAATGAACTTACTTTTAAATTTTACGAAAGATCTTGAACAACCCCTAGAACACGTTCGAGTCTTGGGCATGAACACCAAAGGAAAAGCTTACTTACGACAACTGTCCGATGATGAAATTCCCTATACAACGCAATTTAAGCATTACCAGTTTAAAGAACTGGAATTACGCGCAACTGAAGTTTACACCTTACCCAAAGATGAGACGATAAAAAAAAGACTTCTTAAACAAGAAGTCTCCGAACTTATTATTAAAACTTAA
- the trmB gene encoding tRNA (guanosine(46)-N7)-methyltransferase TrmB encodes MRLRKKEWSSEVFETFADYTVTEFETIKGNWKEALGSELLHLEIGSGKGDYWHQLSALYPDRGIVAMERDFTASSIALKKLEKNPGDHKRFIYGDAENLNDMFAPGEVDVVHLNFSDPWPKKRHTKRRLTYKDKLDEYYSVLSDRGEIWMKTDNVGLFNYSLVSVGQHKFELVEVDVDFRSHEHEDPFTEYERKFHEMGQPIFRAIWRKK; translated from the coding sequence ATGAGATTACGTAAAAAAGAGTGGAGCTCAGAAGTCTTTGAAACTTTTGCTGACTACACAGTAACAGAATTTGAAACAATTAAAGGAAATTGGAAAGAAGCACTCGGTAGCGAATTGCTTCATTTAGAGATTGGATCGGGTAAAGGTGATTACTGGCATCAGTTGTCGGCACTGTACCCAGATCGCGGTATTGTAGCGATGGAACGTGATTTTACAGCGTCTTCAATCGCATTGAAGAAATTAGAAAAAAACCCAGGAGATCATAAAAGATTTATTTATGGTGATGCGGAAAATCTAAACGATATGTTTGCACCGGGTGAAGTGGATGTGGTTCATTTAAACTTTAGTGACCCATGGCCTAAGAAACGTCATACAAAACGTCGTCTAACGTATAAAGATAAATTGGATGAATATTATTCTGTCTTATCGGATAGAGGTGAGATTTGGATGAAAACAGACAATGTGGGTCTTTTTAACTATTCACTCGTGAGTGTTGGTCAACATAAGTTTGAACTTGTGGAAGTTGACGTAGATTTTAGAAGTCATGAACATGAAGATCCATTTACCGAATATGAACGTAAGTTCCATGAAATGGGGCAACCGATTTTTAGAGCGATTTGGAGGAAAAAATAA
- a CDS encoding M42 family metallopeptidase produces the protein MLNEKQLNWFETLTQLDGVSGHEHQVAQYLFNEYSNYTDEILRDNLGGILAVRRSKKKNAPKVLVLGHMDEVGFLVREVTETGVLKIHPVGGWFSQVLLGHRVRVTTRNGEVYDGAIGATPPHMLSAEERLKPIQIPQMTVDVGATTPEEVHAMGIQIGDMVVVDGEFNVLNKGKRLLAKAFDNRYGCVMGLDLLEALKDQELDYDLYVGCSVQEEVGLRGAQTVANLVKPDLAIILDCSPANDALDSKAIGKLGGGVLVRVMDGNMIATKDLIYKFVDICNEHDIKHQYYFSPGGTDAGAVHKSNSGVKTLTCCLCARNIHTSSSILDTDDYLAAREALLHFIDKKTWGDVIA, from the coding sequence ATGTTGAATGAGAAACAATTAAATTGGTTTGAAACTTTAACACAACTTGATGGTGTGAGTGGTCATGAACATCAAGTTGCTCAATATTTATTTAATGAATATTCAAACTATACCGATGAAATTCTTCGTGATAATTTAGGAGGTATTCTTGCCGTACGTCGTAGTAAGAAAAAAAACGCACCTAAAGTTTTAGTTTTAGGACATATGGATGAGGTAGGTTTTTTAGTACGTGAAGTAACGGAGACAGGTGTTTTAAAAATACATCCTGTTGGAGGTTGGTTTAGTCAAGTGCTTTTAGGACATCGTGTTCGTGTTACAACACGTAATGGTGAAGTTTATGATGGCGCTATCGGTGCAACACCACCACATATGCTCTCAGCTGAAGAACGTTTAAAGCCAATCCAGATTCCTCAGATGACTGTGGATGTTGGCGCAACAACACCTGAAGAAGTACACGCCATGGGTATTCAAATTGGTGACATGGTTGTGGTTGATGGTGAATTCAATGTATTAAACAAGGGAAAACGCCTTTTAGCCAAAGCATTTGATAACCGTTATGGATGTGTAATGGGCTTGGATCTGCTTGAAGCACTGAAAGATCAAGAATTGGATTATGATCTTTATGTTGGATGCAGTGTTCAGGAAGAAGTTGGGTTACGAGGTGCGCAAACGGTCGCAAATCTTGTGAAACCCGATCTTGCGATTATTCTGGATTGTTCGCCTGCTAATGACGCTTTAGATTCCAAGGCAATCGGCAAGTTAGGTGGTGGCGTCTTGGTCCGTGTTATGGATGGTAATATGATTGCAACAAAAGATTTAATCTACAAATTTGTGGATATCTGTAACGAACATGATATTAAGCACCAATACTATTTTTCACCAGGTGGAACAGATGCAGGTGCAGTTCACAAATCGAATTCCGGTGTTAAAACATTAACATGCTGTTTATGTGCTCGTAATATCCATACATCCAGTTCAATTTTGGATACGGATGATTACTTAGCAGCACGTGAGGCCTTATTACACTTTATTGATAAGAAGACATGGGGTGATGTCATTGCGTAA